The following proteins are encoded in a genomic region of Oceanivirga salmonicida:
- the aspS gene encoding aspartate--tRNA ligase, with the protein MFRTHKLNELRIEDKDKKVVLSGWVSKVRNLGSFAFIDLRDRYGITQILINDKKLLEEVKKIRVEFVIKVSGTVNERSSKNPKLETGDIEILAENIEILSVSKQLPFEVDENQIQNEALRLTYRYLDLRRDKMLNNMLKRNDMLFSIRKYMNDNGFLDIDTPILSKATPEGARDFVVPSRVQKGDFYALPQSPQLFKQTLMISGLDKYYQLAKCFRDEDLRADRQPEFTQLDLEMSFVEQEDVINFVEGLAKQVFFDVTGKKADYEFPRITYDEAMEYYGSDKPDTRFDMKLIDIKDIVKGKGFSVFDNSEYIKAITVKGDFSRKNIKDLEDFVKVYYKASGLAFIKKVNDELNSPIIKFFDEKTINNLVEKLGLENDHISFIISGKKEIVLNSLGALRLRLANELSMIDNTKFNFLWVLDFPMFEYSEEENRYKACHHPFTKIKDKDISLLENNELANIKTDAYDLVLNGFEIGGGSIRIHDSKLQELVFDRLLISPEEQENKFGFFLEALKYGVPPHGGLAFGIDRWLMVMLNEASIKEVIPFPKNNKGQDLMTGAPADIDIKQLSEDLKLKKIIDKN; encoded by the coding sequence ATGTTTAGAACACATAAATTAAATGAATTAAGAATAGAAGATAAAGATAAAAAAGTTGTTTTATCTGGTTGGGTTTCTAAGGTTAGAAATTTAGGTTCTTTTGCATTTATAGATTTAAGAGATAGATATGGTATTACACAAATTTTAATAAATGATAAAAAACTATTAGAAGAAGTCAAGAAAATAAGAGTAGAATTTGTAATAAAAGTTAGTGGAACTGTTAATGAAAGAAGTTCTAAAAATCCTAAATTAGAAACAGGAGATATAGAAATTTTAGCTGAGAATATAGAAATATTATCAGTTTCTAAACAATTACCTTTTGAAGTTGATGAAAATCAAATACAAAACGAAGCACTAAGATTAACATATAGATATCTTGATTTAAGAAGAGATAAAATGTTAAATAATATGCTTAAAAGAAATGATATGCTATTTTCTATAAGAAAATACATGAATGATAATGGGTTTTTAGATATAGATACACCTATTTTATCAAAGGCAACACCAGAAGGTGCAAGAGACTTTGTAGTTCCTAGTAGAGTTCAAAAGGGAGATTTTTATGCATTACCGCAATCTCCTCAATTATTCAAACAAACTTTAATGATTTCTGGTTTAGATAAGTATTATCAATTAGCAAAATGTTTTAGAGATGAAGATTTAAGAGCAGATAGACAACCTGAATTTACTCAATTAGATTTAGAAATGTCTTTTGTAGAGCAAGAAGATGTAATAAATTTTGTAGAAGGTTTAGCAAAACAAGTATTCTTTGACGTTACAGGTAAAAAAGCAGACTATGAATTTCCTCGTATAACTTATGATGAAGCAATGGAATACTATGGTTCAGATAAACCAGATACTAGATTTGATATGAAATTAATTGATATTAAAGACATAGTAAAAGGAAAAGGATTTAGTGTATTTGATAATTCAGAATATATTAAAGCAATAACAGTTAAAGGCGATTTTTCTAGAAAAAACATTAAAGATTTAGAAGACTTTGTAAAAGTGTATTATAAAGCATCAGGTTTAGCCTTTATTAAAAAGGTTAATGATGAATTAAATTCACCTATAATAAAATTCTTTGATGAAAAAACTATTAATAATTTAGTTGAAAAATTAGGTTTAGAAAATGACCATATTTCATTTATAATCTCAGGTAAAAAAGAAATAGTACTAAATTCATTAGGTGCTTTAAGATTAAGATTAGCAAATGAATTAAGCATGATAGATAATACTAAATTTAATTTTTTATGGGTATTAGATTTCCCTATGTTTGAATATAGTGAAGAAGAAAATAGATATAAGGCTTGTCATCACCCATTTACTAAAATTAAAGATAAGGATATAAGTTTATTAGAAAATAATGAATTAGCAAATATTAAAACAGATGCTTATGATTTAGTTTTAAATGGATTTGAAATAGGTGGTGGAAGTATTAGAATACATGATTCTAAATTACAAGAATTAGTATTTGATAGATTATTAATTAGTCCAGAAGAACAAGAAAATAAATTTGGTTTCTTTTTAGAAGCATTAAAATATGGAGTACCACCACATGGCGGGCTTGCATTTGGTATTGATAGATGGTTAATGGTAATGTTAAATGAAGCATCTATAAAAGAAGTTATACCATTTCCTAAAAATAATAAAGGACAAGATTTAATGACTGGAGCACCTGCAGATATTGACATTAAACAATTAAGTGAAGACCTAAAATTAAAAAAGATTATTGACAAAAATTAA
- a CDS encoding M48 family metalloprotease, whose protein sequence is MYFVDFFKKVFKINNIPVLIYLIFNIIISVSMLTIVTNSLLLSILLYLIFSALSLSPVGEFYLRFKTGAKKLSSKEEERLIPLFNEVYSKVLEKNKNISKNIKLFISRADLSPNAFATGRNTICVTKGLLNLTDEDIKGVFAHEFGHLVNKDTDLLSIILIGNLIVNIYIVIVRIIIIIISIFIGDEESSFLVLLLTTLFLNLIIYISGKISLWLISYSGRQQEYDADKFAHEIGFGDELYYALKTLEAYSGEVTKGVFAMLEASHPNTEYRLKKLVKYKKIM, encoded by the coding sequence ATGTATTTTGTTGATTTTTTTAAAAAAGTATTTAAGATTAATAATATACCTGTATTGATTTATTTGATATTTAATATAATTATTTCTGTGAGTATGCTTACAATAGTAACTAACTCATTATTATTATCAATTTTATTATATTTAATATTTTCTGCTTTATCATTATCACCGGTAGGAGAATTTTATTTAAGATTTAAAACAGGGGCAAAAAAATTATCTTCAAAAGAAGAAGAAAGATTAATACCACTTTTTAATGAAGTATATAGTAAAGTATTAGAAAAGAATAAAAATATTTCTAAAAATATTAAATTATTTATATCAAGGGCAGATTTATCTCCAAACGCTTTCGCCACTGGTAGAAATACTATTTGTGTAACAAAAGGATTACTTAATCTAACTGATGAAGATATAAAAGGAGTTTTTGCGCATGAATTTGGTCATTTAGTCAATAAAGATACGGATTTATTATCTATTATTTTAATAGGAAATTTAATTGTTAATATATACATAGTTATTGTAAGAATAATTATAATAATAATATCAATATTTATAGGAGATGAAGAGTCAAGTTTTTTAGTTCTTTTATTAACTACATTATTTTTAAATCTTATAATCTATATTTCTGGTAAAATTTCTCTTTGGTTAATATCATATTCAGGAAGACAACAAGAATACGATGCAGATAAATTTGCCCATGAAATAGGTTTTGGGGATGAATTATATTATGCATTAAAAACTCTAGAAGCTTATAGTGGAGAAGTTACAAAAGGAGTATTTGCAATGCTTGAAGCCTCTCACCCTAATACTGAATATAGATTAAAAAAATTAGTTAAATATAAAAAGATTATGTAA